Below is a genomic region from Macaca thibetana thibetana isolate TM-01 chromosome 1, ASM2454274v1, whole genome shotgun sequence.
ggcagaggcggaggcTAGTGCTGAGACAGAGGCCATGCTGCAGCGCCACATTGACCGTGTCTACCGGGATGACACCTTTGTTGGCCGGTCCACGGGCGCCCGGCCCCCACCATTGACCCGGCCCATGTCCTTAGCAGTGCCTGGATTGACAGGAGGGGCAGGGCCTGCAGAGTCCCTGAGCCCGGCCATGTCCATCTCCCCCCAGGCCACCTACCTGTCGAAGTTGATTCCACATGCTGTGCTGCCGCCCACAGTGGACGTGGTGGCCCTGGGCCGCTGCAGCCTGCGCACACTAAGCCGCTGCAGCCTGCACTCGGCCAGCCCAGCCTCAGTCCGCTCGCTGGGGCGCTTCTCCTCGGTCTCCAGCCCACAGCCCCGCAGCCGCCACCCGTCCTCCTCCAGTGACACCTGGAGCCACTCTCAATCCTCCGACACCATTGTGTCTGACGGTTCCACCCTCTCCTCTAAGGGTGGCTCTGAGGGCCAGCCGGAGGGCTCTATGGCTAGCAATAGCATGGCACCCCCTCCCCAAGGAGGCAGTGGGAGGGGCTCCCCCAGTGGGGGCAGCACCGCTGAGGCCTCAGACACACTCAGCATTCGGAGCAGTGGGCAGTTGTCTGGCCGGAGTGTGTCCCTACGTAAGCTGAAGCGGCCTCCACCCCCTCCCCGCCGGACCCACTCCCTCCATCAGCGGGGCTTAGCAGTGCCTGATGGGCCCTTAGGGTTGCCCCCTAAGCCTGAGCGTAAGCAGCAGCCCCAGCCGCCTCGGCCACCCACCACTGGTGGCTCAGAAGGGGCGGGGGCAGCACCCTGTCCACCCAACCCAGCAAACAACTGGGTACCTGGCTTGTCTCCGGGTGGCTCCCGGCGCCCCCCACGCTCCCCAGAACGGACGCTTTCACCTTCCAGTGGATACTCGAGCCAAAGTGGtactcccaccctccctcccaagGTCCTGGCAGGTCCCCCTGCTTCCCCAGGCAAGGCCCAGCCCCCTAAACCAGAGCGTGTCACGTCCCTTCGCTCCCCTGGGGCCTCCGTCTCCTCTTCCCTCACGTCTCTATGTTCCTCCTCCTCTGACCCAGCCCCCTCAGACCGCTCTGGGCCACAGATGTTGACCCCCCTGGGTGACAGGTTTGTCATACCTCCTCACCCCAAGGTGCCTGCCCCCTTCTCTCCACCTCCCTCCAAGCCCAAGAGCCCTAACCCAGCTGCCTCTGCTCCAGCCGCCCCTGCTATGGTTCCTGGGCCTGTTTCTACCACTGATGCCAGTCCCCAGTCCCCTCCCACTTCCCAGACAACCTTGACCCCACTGCAGGAGTCTCCTGTCATCTCCAAAGACCAGTCACCcccaccatccccacccccatcttatcatccacccccaccacccactAAGAAGCCAGAGGTGGTTGTGGAGGCACCATCTGCCCCAGAGACTGCTGAGGAGCCCCTCCAAGATCCCAactggcccccacccccaccccctgcccctgaGGAGCAGGACCTGTCCATGGCTGACTTCCCCCCACCTGAGGAGGCCTTTTTCTCTGTGGCCAGCCCTGAGGCTGCAGGCCTTTCAGGCTCCCCAGAGCTTGTCAGCTCCCCGGCTGCTTCGTCCTCCTCAGCTACTGCTTCGCAGAGTCAGCCCCAGGGTAGCCCAGACCCTCCTCCAGCTCCGCCAGCCCCAGCTCCTGCTAGTTCTGCCCCAGGGCATGTGGCCAGGCTCCCTCAGAAGGAACCGGTGGGCTGCAGCAAGGGCGGTGGGCCTCCCAGGGAGGACGTAGGTGCGCCCCTGGTCACGCCTTCGCTCCTGCAGATGGTGCGGCTGCGCTCTGTGGGTGCTCCAGCAGGGGCTTCCACCCCAGCACTGGGGCCATTGGCCCCCCAGAAACCACTACGAAGGGCCCTGTCAGGGCGGGCCAGCCCAGTGCCTGCCCCCTCCGCAGGGCTCCATGCTGCCGTCCGACTCAAGGCCTGCAGCCTGGCCGCCAACGAAGGCCTCTCAAGTGCCCAGCCCAACGGACCGCCTGAGGCAGAACCACGGCCTCCCCAGTCCCCTGCCTCGACGGCCAGCTTCATCTTCTCCAAGGGCACTAGGAAGCTG
It encodes:
- the KIAA1522 gene encoding uncharacterized protein KIAA1522 homolog, coding for MAARAPPAAPAAEEPGNPGGPPRRKKSRSGASGLRRAFSWLRGKRRKKKAAGAEGAEPAAPRAKKAEDKAKRAKGKGRGSAKAENDKRLSVGPGQGPGSAVDEHQDNVFFPSGRPPHLEELHTQAQEGLRSLQHQEKQKLNKGGWDHGDTQSIQSSRTAPDEDNISSCSQTTSYVAESSTAEDALSIRSEMIQRKGSTFRPHDSFPKSGKSGRRRRERRSTVLGLPQHVQKELGLRNEREAPGTPRAPGALDAVRIPTVDGRPRGTSGMGARVSLQALEAEAEASAETEAMLQRHIDRVYRDDTFVGRSTGARPPPLTRPMSLAVPGLTGGAGPAESLSPAMSISPQATYLSKLIPHAVLPPTVDVVALGRCSLRTLSRCSLHSASPASVRSLGRFSSVSSPQPRSRHPSSSSDTWSHSQSSDTIVSDGSTLSSKGGSEGQPEGSMASNSMAPPPQGGSGRGSPSGGSTAEASDTLSIRSSGQLSGRSVSLRKLKRPPPPPRRTHSLHQRGLAVPDGPLGLPPKPERKQQPQPPRPPTTGGSEGAGAAPCPPNPANNWVPGLSPGGSRRPPRSPERTLSPSSGYSSQSGTPTLPPKVLAGPPASPGKAQPPKPERVTSLRSPGASVSSSLTSLCSSSSDPAPSDRSGPQMLTPLGDRFVIPPHPKVPAPFSPPPSKPKSPNPAASAPAAPAMVPGPVSTTDASPQSPPTSQTTLTPLQESPVISKDQSPPPSPPPSYHPPPPPTKKPEVVVEAPSAPETAEEPLQDPNWPPPPPPAPEEQDLSMADFPPPEEAFFSVASPEAAGLSGSPELVSSPAASSSSATASQSQPQGSPDPPPAPPAPAPASSAPGHVARLPQKEPVGCSKGGGPPREDVGAPLVTPSLLQMVRLRSVGAPAGASTPALGPLAPQKPLRRALSGRASPVPAPSAGLHAAVRLKACSLAANEGLSSAQPNGPPEAEPRPPQSPASTASFIFSKGTRKLQLERPMSPETQADLQRNLVAELRSISEQRPPQAPKKSPKAPPPVARKPSVGVPPPASPSYPRAEPLTAPPTNGLPHTQDRTKGELAENGGVVQLVGPEEKMGLPGSDLQKELA